The following are encoded in a window of Impatiens glandulifera chromosome 5, dImpGla2.1, whole genome shotgun sequence genomic DNA:
- the LOC124939892 gene encoding E3 ubiquitin-protein ligase At3g02290-like, whose product MGSVCCCLRDDCEDYVNPNSAVYRNCVCIRCFMQNCLRMYTSLFQRGEEHVISSSAQGTAGLTSPASNDNSLIDMYRSPPRPLPYDADPRYLRLQREGLVSRREKGSSHGHEETEPLRSNSITSDADSDSYTSGGKRNDTLREGQYKEYNSKASLKLTVPKVTSGYTHVYSSSEDDEVCPTCLEEYTPENPKIVTNCSHHFHLGCIYEWMERSESCPVCGKVMEFET is encoded by the exons ATGGGTTCTGTTTGCTGTTGTTTGCGCGATGATTGTGAAGACTATGTCAACCCCAATAGTGCAGTTTATAGAAATTGTGTTTGCATTCGCTGTTTTATGCAGAACTGTTTGAGAATG TACACATCACTATTTCAAAGAGGCGAAGAACATGTCATCTCTTCATCGGCTCAAGGGACTGCTGGTTTGACTTCTCCTGCATCAAATGACAACTCTCTCATAGATATGTACCGATCACCTCCAAGGCCTCTTCCTTATGATGCTGATCCTAGATATCTTCGTTTGCAAAGAGAAGGTTTGGTCTCAAGACGGGAGAAAGGCTCAAGCCATGGACATGAGGAAACTGAGCCACTTAGAAGTAATAGTATTACCAGCGATGCAGACTCAGATTCTTACACTTCAGGAGGAAAACGGAATGACACTTTGCGTGAAGGACAATATAAAGAGTATAATTCAAAGGCTTCCTTAAAGCTCACTGTGCCAAAAGTCACGTCAGGATACACACATGTTTACTCTAGTTCCGAGGATGATGAAGTCTGCCCGACATGTCTTGAAG AATATACTCCAGAAAACCCCAAGATTGTTACAAACTGTTCCCACCATTTCCACCTTGGTTGCATATATGAGTGGATGGAAAGAAGTGAAAGCTGTCCAGTTTGTGGCAAG GTGATGGAATTCGAGACATGA
- the LOC124938209 gene encoding geranylgeranyl transferase type-2 subunit alpha 1, translating to MHGRPRKAPSPEEEKSYALKASKLRPLQSQILHFHHDKIYTKEALEINSKLLEANPEYLTAWNYRRLAVEFLLSQPESQTETESTSIINEELKVTERALSKNFKSYGAWYHRKWVLSKGQSSIDRELQLLGVFLKKDSRNFHAWNYRRFVAALKKRSDEEELQFTTDMINDNFSNYSAWHNRSVLLARLLETRAQGFFPREKVLTEEYDLVHQAIFTDPDDQSGWFYHLWLLSQTFKGDNPLLISTWPPNESRISLSADGYRLITAPPSVDFHLCTTTIPLVLSFTEVVQGVNSSSVIVESEYDSNEDVIWKPLSTDSSLGAQVWVAHLNFPEEKNQPLQPYEIKVSIGHSSGITSSSGIHLCEPSQFKFTVTVNCHTSVDTEGSFWRLDSWGNEHFHLLQTNLFGLPRIQNEIALTDHNWKLESIETETALFRELLSETNCKIGKLTLARLLLAHDTMMYSNRDSSDSKSIQADETLQIYNDLISMDPSHSEYYKEEYSLVLLQQMTSSHESLLKRSYCYKGPTSSGFDNATCLRLNNLKLSRIGSVDRLLWVQMLDLSDNQLRSIDGLESMQLLSCLNLANNKIASFSALEPLKMLNKSLKVVNVSNNEIGAHSINSRRYLCASPFSHTVGSDWNLSEFITNSAEKTTYWEAFALLKDLKLTQLDINGNPIDNEKFNSFLVKILPSLKWLDNLDLQ from the exons ATGCACGGGCGTCCAAGAAAAGCTCCATCGCCAGAAGAAGAGAAGTCTTATGCTCTTAAAGCTTCTAAACTACGACCTCTCCAGTCTCAgattctccattttcatcatgACAAAAT ATACACGAAGGAAGCCCTAGAGATCAACTCCAAGCTTCTTGAGGCAAATCCAGAGTACCTCACGGCCTGGAATTATCGTAGACTTGCTGTTGAGTTTCTTCTATCTCAGCCTGAATCTCAGACGGAAACCGAATCAACCTCCATTATTAACGAAGAACTTAAAGTA ACAGAACGTGCACTTTCTAAGAATTTCAAGTCCTATGGAGCCTGGTATCATCGTAAATGGGTGCTGAGTAAAGGACAATCGTCTATAGATAGGGAATTGCAGCTATTAGGTGTCTTTCTCAAGAAGGATAGCAGAAATTTCCATGCCTGGAATTACCGGAG ATTTGTTGCTGCCTTAAAGAAAAGATCAGATGAGGAAGAGCTCCAATTCACCACTGATATGATAAATGATAATTTCAGTAACTATTCTGCTTGGCATAACCGTAG TGTACTTCTGGCTCGTCTGCTAGAGACAAGGGCTCAAGGTTTTTTCCCGAGGGAGAAGGTATTGACAGAGGAGTATGACCTTGTTCACCAAGCAATTTTTACTGATCCGGATGATCAAAGTGGCTGGTTTTATCATCTCTGGCTTCTTTCTCAGACATTTAAAGGAGATAATCCTCTTTTGATTTCTACATGGCCGCCTAACGAATCTAGGATTAGTTTATCAGCAGATGGGTATAGGCTCATTACAGCTCCACcttctgttgatttccatctcTGTACAACAACCATTCCTCTTGTTCTTAGTTTCACTGAAGTAGTTCAAGGGGTTAATTCTTCCTCAGTCATTGTGGAATCTGAATACGACTCAAATGAAGACGTTATCTGGAAGCCACTTTCGACAGATAGCTCTTTGGGTGCCCAAGTTTGGGTAGCACATCTGAACTTTCCCGAGGAAAAAAATCAGCCATTACAACCTTATGAAATAAAGGTTAGTATTGGACACTCATCAGGCATCACGTCTTCAAGTGGCATACACCTCTGTGAACCGTCGCAATTCAAGTTCACAGTGACTGTAAACTGTCATACTTCAGTGGATACTGAAGGGTCATTTTGGAGGTTGGATTCATGGGGAAACGAgcattttcatcttcttcaaactaatttatttgGTCTACCACGAATTCAAAATGAGATTGCATTAACAGATCACAATTGGAAACTAGAGAGTATTGAAACTGAAACAGCTCTTTTCCGTGAACTTCTGTCAGAGACAAACTG TAAAATTGGAAAGCTTACACTTGCAAGATTACTGTTGGCACATGATACAATGATGTATTCTAATAGAGATTCCAGCGACAGTAAGTCCATACAGGCTGATGAAACTCTACAAATTTACAATGACCTGATATCAATGGATCCATCACATTCTGAATACTACAAGGAGGAATACAGCTTAGTTCTGCTGCAGCAG ATGACTTCCAGTCACGAATCTTTGCTGAAGCGCTCTTATTGCTACAAAGGCCCAACTTCTTCTGGATTTGATAATGCTACATGTCTAAGACTCAATAATCTGAAGTTATCACGCATAGGGTCTGTGGATCGATTGTTATGGGTCCAAATGCTGGACTTGAGTGATAACCAACTTCGCTCAATAGatg GACTGGAATCAATGCAGCTGTTATCATGCTTGAATCTTGCTAACAACAAGATTGCTAGTTTTTCTGCTTTGGAACCTCTAAAGATGCTGAACAAGTCTTTGAAAGTAGTGAATGTATCAAACAATGAAATTGGAGCCCATTCCATCAATTCACGGAGGTATTTGTGCGCTTCTCCATTCTCGCATACGGTTGGAAGTGATTGGAATCTTAGTGAATTTATAACCAATTCTGCGGAGAAGACAACCTACTGGGAAGCTTTTGCACTCTTGAAGGATCTGAAATTGACCCAGTTGGATATTAATGGCAACCCAATTGATAATGAGAAGTTTAATTCATTTTTGGTCAAGATATTGCCTTCCCTTAAATGGCTTGATAATCTAGACCTCCAATGA